A single window of Coffea eugenioides isolate CCC68of chromosome 7, Ceug_1.0, whole genome shotgun sequence DNA harbors:
- the LOC113778501 gene encoding probable WRKY transcription factor 57, whose amino-acid sequence MREILNSASQTMLNQSLFEDQDMSSQLGFFAFSSNPYNLPFGCSQPSLKTLTAVAGSLAADTQTTLSESATQKQKEDVTSHFGEPPQLRSLQRSNANLWAWGEVNDCMNSKKNGGDNYLGVATIKMKKIKARRKVREPRFCFKTLSEVDVLDDGYKWRKYGQKVVKNTQHPRSYYRCTQDNCRVKKRVERLAEDPRMVITTYEGRHIHSPSQDEDDSQASSQMNNFFW is encoded by the exons atgagagaaatatTGAATTCAGCATCACAAACCATGCTCAACCAAAGTTTGTTCGAGGATCAAGATATGTCATCACAACTTGGATTCTTCGCCTTCTCTTCAAACCCTTACAATCTACCCTTTGGGTGCAGTCAACCTTCTCTAAAAACTCTCACAGCAGTAGCTGGTTCATTGGCTGCAGATACACAAACAACCCTCTCTGAATCTGCTACTCAAAAGCAAAAAGAAGATGTCACTTCTCATTTTGGAGAACCCCCCCAGCTCCGTTCTTTACAAAGATCTAATGCAAATCTGTG GGCATGGGGAGAAGTGAATGATTGCATGAACTCCAAGAAAAATGGAGGAGATAATTATTTGGGAGTGGCAACAATAAAGATGAAGAAGATAAAGGCCAGGAGGAAGGTAAGAGAGCCAAGGTTTTGCTTCAAGACCTTAAGTGAAGTGGATGTTCTGGATGATGGGTACAAGTGGAGGAAATATGGACAGAAAGTGGTAAAAAACACGCAGCATCCCAG GAGCTATTATCGCTGTACACAAGATAACTGTCGTGTGAAGAAGCGAGTGGAACGATTAGCAGAAGATCCCAGAATGGTTATAACAACCTATGAAGGAAGACATATACATTCTCCATCCCAGGACGAGGATGATTCACAAGCTTCATCTCAAATGAACAACTTCTTCTGGTAG